The Solanum lycopersicum chromosome 6, SLM_r2.1 genome has a window encoding:
- the LOC101247129 gene encoding uncharacterized protein, with amino-acid sequence MDDSDDSRYKGLISTVRKKRSQMLRRPRTKNLTVPVYHVHSSQTLLSDSVDSASRDEYTDDTNAGGRNYNLNYSISRYSSAYRFKGDYSSKKNKGDGGSRETNDNACAGDDTNPRHGASVRKLGNAGDNVANDSKLKIGGAAGIIQTKKSSYGSSGSSLSSKSGQPSDASQPKHNLTPQDNSSEYGPLADKKSRSKGIACKGFPGGTFGASKSNIKKMPMKNVFKKPGDKPHKNRKVHRRRRLILDDLDEEDEIHSLEERNVGEELTKTTSLSGGLKVDKYEMLEDAGRSDKEVNRKSNRGSEDPDYEEEELLSDGEAKRTNKKDKEMESYETLVETKNEISLTTRPQQQALLSGKEVNRKSNRGSEDPDYEEEELLSDGDAKRAKNKEKQIKESYETSVETKSEISLATSPRQQALLSGKEVNRKSNRGSEVTDYEEEELLSDGEAERTKKKESLETSVETKSEIRLTTRQRALLSRRDSSATSVNQIGYPYGCPPAPPQKQKEKFSDVEQQLKRAKAAQKRKIRYEEAARESEAEAIRKIRGQDSNKKKQEKIKKQQEELAQEKAANELAPNTIRTVMGPTGTVVTFSHDMGLPSIFDSKPCSYPPPPEKCAGPSCVNPSKYRDPKSNLRLCSLECYKAIHEKMKD; translated from the exons ATGGATGACAGTGATGATAGTCGATACAAAGGGCTCATATCTACtgttagaaagaaaagaagccAGATGCTGCGGCGACCTAGGACAAAGAATCTGACAGTTCCTGTATACCATGTTCACTCATCCCAGACATTACTTTCAGATAGTGTTGATAGTGCCTCTAGAGATGAGTATACTGATGATACTAATGCAGGAGGGAGAAACTACAACCTCAATTACTCTATATCTAGATATTCTTCTGCTTACAGGTTCAAAGGTGATTATTCTTCTAAAAAGAACAAGGGGGATGGGGGATCTAGGGAGACAAATGATAATGCATGTGCGGGAGATGATACGAATCCCAGGCATGGTGCGTCTGTTAGGAAGTTAGGCAATGCTGGGGACAATGTAGCTAATGATAGCAAGCTGAAAATTGGTGGAGCGGCTGGCATTATTCAAACCAAAAAGAGTTCTTATGGATCATCTGGTAGTTCATTGTCTTCTAAAAGTGGACAACCCTCTGATGCCTCTCAGCCTAAGCATAATCTCACTCCTCAG GACAATTCAAGTGAATACGGTCCTCTTGCAGATAAGAAAAGTAGGTCGAAAGGAATTGCGTGCAAGGGTTTCCCAGGAGGCACTTTTGGTGCTAGCAAAAGCAATATAAAGAAGATGCCGATGAAGAATGTCTTTAAAAAACCAGGAGACAAGCCACATAAAAATCGTAAGGTCCACAGGCGAAGGAGGCTTATTTTGGATGATCTTGATGAGGAGGATGAGATTCACTCCTTGGAGGAGCGTAATGTGGGGGAAGAACTAACTAAGACAACAAGTCTTTCTGGGGGCTTGAAGGTCGATAAGTATGAAATGTTGGAAGATGCTGGAAGGTCAGACAAAGAAGTTAACAGAAAATCAAACCGAGGTTCTGAGGATCCTGATTATGAGGAGGAAGAACTATTGTCTGATGGAGAGGCCAAGCGGACAAACAAGAAGGACAAAGAAATGGAGTCCTATGAGACACTGGTTGAAACAAAGAATGAAATAAGTCTTACAACACGTCCACAACAACAGGCTCTTCTGTCTGGCAAAGAAGTTAACAGAAAATCAAATCGAGGTTCTGAGGATCCTGATTATGAGGAGGAAGAACTATTGTCTGATGGAGATGCCAAGCGGGCAAAGAACAAGGAGAAGCAAATCAAGGAGTCTTATGAGACATCGGTTGAAACAAAGAGTGAAATAAGTCTTGCAACGAGTCCACGACAACAGGCTCTTCTGTCTGGTAAAGAAGTTAACAGAAAATCAAATCGAGGTTCTGAGGTTACTGATTATGAGGAGGAAGAACTATTGTCTGATGGAGAGGCCGAGCGGACAAAGAAGAAGGAGTCCTTAGAGACATCGGTTGAAACAAAGAGTGAAATACGTCTTACAACACGACAACGGGCTCTTCTATCAAGAAGGGATTCATCTGCTACTTCTGTGAATCAGATTGGGTATCCCTACGGTTGTCCTCCAGCACCACCTCAAA AACAAAAGGAGAAGTTCTCAGATGTTGAGCAGCAACTGAAAAGAGCAAAGGCTGCTCAGAAACGTAAAATACGATATGAGGAGGCAGCTCGGGAATCAGAG GCTGAGGCAATTAGAAAAATACGAGGTCAAGATTCCAACAAGAAGaagcaagaaaaaataaagaagcagCAGGAAGAGTTAGCACAG GAGAAGGCTGCCAACGAGCTTGCACCAAACACTATCAGAACAGTTATGGGCCCAACTGGAACTGTTGTTACATTCTCTCACGATATGGGTTTGCCAAGTATTTTTGACTCTAAGCCTTGCAG TTATCCTCCCCCTCCTGAAAAATGTGCTGGTCCTTCCTGTGTGAACCCATCCAAGTACCGGGATCCCAAGTCAAACCTTCGTCTTTGCAGTCTTGAGTGCTACAAGGCAATTCATGAGAAGATGAAGGATTAA
- the LOC101247431 gene encoding uncharacterized protein translates to MGSSSKFYVSVSKDYVVNMLRESFQCLTIILLSLLLPLSFIVLARLSVTRYLIATSDYTEPNTLLVKLFLYANPIFLRLLTPLVTISALTQCLTGRTLTDHIMISKSHLYMSWLILFTFQICVSIGIEGSIAVGIDGSTSFSHQRLYLLTRSMFFMGLHETTLFWSKKVVKPVVDDTIFGVEKEDRYVEKVAMAMSFGILWWCKLGDEVESLVVVAEMKRDLFGSVGLVDFVGWWLYYVTVAIGMVKVVKGLIWLNFVLFCGNMVVGSDNAGSCTRNDEKV, encoded by the coding sequence ATGGGTTCGAGTTCAAAATTCTACGTTTCAGTCTCAAAAGACTATGTTGTGAATATGTTAAGAGAGTCATTTCAATGCCTTACCATTATCCTCCTCAGCCTTCTCCTTCCTCTCTCCTTTATTGTCCTCGCTAGGCTGTCAGTTACTCGTTATCTCATTGCCACATCAGATTACACGGAGCCCAATACACTACTTGTCAAGCTCTTTCTCTATGCAAATCCTATATTTCTTCGTCTACTAACTCCACTTGTCACCATTTCTGCTTTGACTCAATGCTTGACAGGACGAACTCTAACTGATCACATCATGATTTCAAAGTCTCATCTTTATATGTCGTGGTTAATACTTTTCACATTTCAAATTTGTGTGAGCATAGGCATAGAAGGAAGTATAGCTGTTGGAATAGATGGTAGTACTAGTTTTAGTCACCAAAGATTATATTTATTGACGAGAAGTATGTTTTTCATGGGATTGCATGAGACAACGTTGTTTTGGTCCAAGAAAGTAGTGAAACCTGTGGTTGATGACACAATTTTTGGCGTTGAGAAGGAGGATAGGTATGTTGAGAAGGTGGCTATGGCAATGAGTTTTGGTATTTTGTGGTGGTGTAAGTTAGGGGATGAAGTTGAGTCTTTAGTGGTTGTGGCTGAGATGAAAAGAGACTTATTTGGTAGTGTTGGTTTGGTTGATTTTGTTGGTTGGTGGTTGTATTATGTGACTGTGGCAATTGGTATGGTTAAGGTTGTGAAGGGACTAATTTGGCTAaattttgtgttgttttgtgGGAATATGGTGGTTGGTTCAGACAATGCAGGCTCTTGTACaagaaatgatgaaaaggtCTAA
- the LOC101247724 gene encoding DELLA protein RGL1-like, producing MDQIPIPTIDFSVFQDGHNHVQECGRNELINNGAVDPWFELDSEDLDSLYTVFDLKYQDNTADKQVQSLEDQQQSISDHWTQSDDSSNMDLPLQFIQIKTTPEASDGIQPQEPRLDNFHGEKTNSISLASLELLNNCGRLFKKPSEENLSNVLLSNEARVSNISKLSTEEILRVAGERYIQYSTQRVDGLSMFIHPYASSLSGLSIEETKDMELVHLLLAAAEEVDQQQFHLASQSIAHCLWKASATGNPIQRLCFYFGEALQERIDREIGRSPCFERKLRFLSTLALGNTPESLTCHTEIPFSQVMQFAGNQAIVEYVKGATKIHLVDFNIRSGIQWTGLMQALSERRNCPIELLKITAIGHQEKQKIEETGKRLQSFANSLNLPFSFDMIFMSDMKDLKAESVNLKADETVAVYCYTVLRTMICRQDYLDNTMRVIRGLRPSVVVVCEVEANLNSPSFLNRFVEALFFYSVLFDCFEDCMDRDNLVRKRIEVFHIGEGIRNMVAAEGAERFTRNVKLDVWRAYFARFGMVEMELSESSRYQANLILKQFSHGSSCIVQKDGKALLVGWKGTPIESVSIWKFL from the exons ATGGATCAAATCCCAATCCCCACCATTGATTTCAGTGTTTTTCAGGATGGTCACAATCATGTTCAAGAGTGTGGGAGAAATGAATTGATCAACAATGGCGCCGTAGATCCTTGGTTTGAATTGGACAGTGAGGATCTTGATTCTCTTTACACAGTATTTGACCTTAAATATCAAGATAATACAGCAGACAAACAAGTACAGTCACTGGAAGATCAGCAACAAAGCATTTCAGATCACTGGACCCAAAGTGATGATTCTTCCAACATGGACTTGCCCCTGCAGTTTATCCAAATTAAAACGACCCCCGAAGCATCTGATGGGATTCAGCCTCAGGAGCCAAGGCTTGACAATTTCCATGGAGAGAAAACAAATTCCATTTCTTTAGCATCTTTGGAGCTCTTGAACAATTGTGGGAGATTGTTCAAGAAACCAAGTGAGGAAAACTTGAGCAACGTATTACTCAGCAACGAGGCTCGTGTAAGTAACATCTCTAAGTTGTCAACAGAAGAAATCTTACGAGTTGCAGGAGAAAGATATATCCAGTACTCCACCCAAAGGGTAGATGGTCTTTCTATGTTTATACATCCATATGCTTCATCACTTTCGGGCCTTTCCATAGAGGAAACAAAGGACATGGAACTTGTTCACCTCCTTCTAGCTGCTGCAGAAGAAGTGGATCAGCAGCAATTTCATTTGGCTAGCCAATCTATTGCACACTGCCTGTGGAAGGCATCTGCTACAG GTAATCCAATCCAGAGACTTTGTTTCTATTTTGGTGAAGCTTTACAAGAAAGGATTGATCGAGAAATAGGAAGGTCCCCATGTTTCGAAAGAAAGTTAAGATTTTTAAGCACTCTGGCATTAGGTAATACTCCTGAATCCTTAACATGCCATACAGAGATTCCCTTCAGTCAAGTAATGCAATTCGCGGGAAATCAGGCAATAGTTGAATATGTTAAAGGTGCAACCAAGATCCATTTGGTTGACTTTAATATTAGAAGTGGAATTCAGTGGACAGGATTGATGCAAGCTCTTTCCGAACGACGTAACTGTCCAATTGAGCTTCTGAAAATTACAGCCATTGGACACcaagaaaaacagaaaatagAAGAAACAGGCAAGAGATTACAAAGTTTTGCCAATTCCTTGAATCTTCCCTTTTCATTTGATATGATCTTTATGTCTGACATGAAAGATCTCAAGGCAGAATCAGTCAATCTTAAAGCAGATGAAACTGTAGCTGTCTATTGTTACACTGTACTTAGAACAATGATCTGCAGGCAAGATTATTTGGACAACACGATGCGAGTAATCAGAGGACTAAGACCATCTGTGGTTGTTGTCTGTGAAGTTGAGGCAAACCTTAATTCACCTTCATTTTTGAACCGTTTCGTGGAGGCACTTTTCTTTTATAGTGTGCTTTTTGATTGCTTTGAAGACTGCATGGATAGAGACAATTTGGTCAGAAAGAGGATTGAAGTATTTCATATTGGTGAAGGAATCCGGAATATGGTTGCAGCTGAGGGTGCAGAAAGGTTCACTCGGAATGTAAAGCTTGATGTATGGAGAGCATACTTTGCAAGGTTTGGAATGGTGGAAATGGAGCTCAGCGAGTCATCTCGATATCAAGCAAATCTGATTCTAAAGCAATTTTCCCATGGCAGTTCTTGCATTGTTCAAAAGGATGGAAAGGCCCTCCTAGTTGGATGGAAGGGAACACCCATTGAATCAGTTTCTATTTGGAAGTTCTTGTAA
- the LOC101248014 gene encoding pentatricopeptide repeat-containing protein At1g09220, mitochondrial: protein MGRDVHHLLSLVKKYQNHRKPIQQIHTQLIFTTAENTFNSTSSIPILLTLWNSLIRHYSLGIFPQESFLLFKQLRLQYHPIIFFDSFTYSFLIKGSANLGKFCIGKQIHCLSLKDGFESHVYVQTALVNMYGECGLVGEAKKVFDEMPVRNSVTWNALISGCIKWGDVKVARAVFDGMPEKNVISWTGLIDGYTRMGRFNEALSLFREMVVVEGIKPTEVTLLAIFPAIWNVRCLECCRMIHAYGEKSGIDAFDIRVMNSLVDAYAKCGSIDDAVRAFEDISDERKNLVSWTSIISGYAMHGMAKEAFDSYKMMVEGGIEPNRITFLSMLNACSHGGLVDEGLEFLRKMVDEFGIQPDIKHYGCLIDMLGREGRLEEAEKIALEIPNIMSNVVIWRTLLGACSFHDNADTGERVMQKIMEMEKKYGGDYVLLANILAGMGRYVDSEGVRRVMDEQNAFKAPGISFA, encoded by the coding sequence ATGGGCAGAGATGTTCATCATCTTCTTAGTCTTGTTAAAAAGTACCAAAACCATCGCAAACCAATTCAGCAAATTCATACTCAGTTAATATTCACCACTGCAGAAAACACCTTCAACTCAACTTCTTCAATACCCATTTTATTAACTCTATGGAACTCTTTAATTCGGCATTACTCTCTTGGTATTTTCCCACAAGAATCTTTTCTTCTGTTCAAACAATTGCGGTTACAGTATCACCCCATTATCTTTTTTGATAGCTTTACATATTCATTCTTGATTAAAGGATCAGCTAATTTAGGAAAGTTTTGTATTGGGAAGCAGATTCATTGTTTGAGTTTGAAGGATGGATTtgaatctcatgtttatgtgcaAACTGCATTGGTTAATATGTATGGGGAATGTGGATTGGTTGGTGAAGCCAAGAAGGTGTTTGATGAAATGCCTGTGAGAAATTCTGTGACTTGGAATGCTTTGATCAGTGGTTGTATTAAATGGGGTGATGTTAAGGTTGCTCGGGCGGTGTTTGATGGAATGCCGGAGAAGAATGTTATTTCATGGACGGGTCTTATCGATGGGTATACGAGGATGGGTCGGTTCAATGAGGCTTTGTCTTTGTTTCGGGAAATGGTTGTGGTTGAGGGGATTAAACCGACTGAAGTGACTCTATTGGCGATTTTCCCGGCTATTTGGAATGTTCGCTGTCTAGAGTGTTGCAGAATGATTCATGCTTACGGGGAGAAAAGTGGTATCGATGCTTTTGATATTCGTGTTATGAATTCACTTGTGGATGCTTATGCTAAGTGTGGAAGTATAGACGATGCTGTTAGAGCTTTCGAGGATATATCAGATGAAAGAAAGAATTTGGTGTCATGGACGTCAATAATATCAGGATATGCAATGCATGGGATGGCAAAAGAAGCTTTCGATAGTTATAAGATGATGGTGGAGGGAGGTATTGAACCAAATCGCATAACATTTTTGAGTATGCTCAATGCTTGTAGTCATGGAGGTTTGGTGGATGAGGGGCTCGAGTTTCTCAGAAAGATGGTTGATGAGTTTGGGATTCAACCAGACATTAAGCATTATGGTTGCTTGATTGACATGTTAGGGAGGGAAGGTAGGTTAGAAGAAGCAGAAAAGATAGCATTGGAGATACCTAATATCATGTCTAATGTTGTGATTTGGAGAACACTATTAGGTGCTTGTAGTTTTCATGATAATGCAGATACGGGAGAAAGAGTTATGCAGAAGATCATGgagatggaaaaaaaatatggtgGCGATTATGTGCTTCTTGCTAATATCCTTGCAGGTATGGGCAGGTATGTGGATTCTGAGGGTGTGAGGAGAGTGATGGATGAACAAAATGCATTTAAAGCTCCTGGTATTAGCTTTGCTTAA
- the LOC101267611 gene encoding calvin cycle protein CP12-1, chloroplastic, with protein MASIAGVSITIPTISSDSPKIQPLKLQTLNSPWKKSSQLGYRRMMYVVVPRVVPDKKLSDLVAESVKEAEETCAEDPVSGECKAAWDVVEETSAAASHARDKKKESDVLENYCKDNPETDECRTYDN; from the coding sequence ATGGCGTCCATAGCCGGTGTTAGTATAACAATCCCAACAATTTCATCCGATTCACCCAAAATTCAGCCCTTGAAATTGCAAACCCTAAACAGCCCATGGAAGAAATCAAGTCAATTGGGTTACAGGAGGATGATGTATGTAGTGGTACCCAGAGTAGTTCCGGATAAGAAGCTATCTGATTTAGTTGCGGAAAGTGTTAAAGAAGCTGAAGAAACTTGTGCGGAGGATCCGGTGAGCGGCGAGTGTAAGGCGGCATGGGATGTGGTGGAAGAGACGAGTGCAGCAGCGAGCCATGCGAGGGATAAGAAGAAGGAATCAGATGTACTGGAGAATTATTGCAAGGATAATCCAGAAACTGATGAATGCCGCACTTACgataattaa
- the LOC101267315 gene encoding bZIP transcription factor 53 has translation MSSTPHLVSSGSDADQRYAKFDERKRKRMESNRESAKRSRMKKQQRLEELSSETTQLQNQNSICRDKIASVEMNYRSIDAENNVLRAQLAELTERLNSLNSLTQFWADTTGFPVDIPEIPDTLLEPWQLPCPIQPITASDMFQF, from the coding sequence ATGTCTTCGACTCCGCACTTGGTGAGTTCTGGTTCAGATGCAGACCAGAGGTATGCAAAGTTCGACGAAAGGAAAAGGAAGAGAATGGAATCCAACCGTGAGTCGGCCAAGAGGTCACGGATGAAGAAGCAGCAGCGTTTGGAGGAGTTAAGTAGCGAAACAACACAGCTGCAGAACCAGAACAGTATCTGCCGTGATAAGATTGCTTCTGTTGAAATGAACTATCGTTCCATTGATGCAGAGAACAACGTGTTGAGGGCTCAGCTTGCAGAATTGACTGAACGGTTGAATTCACTGAACTCACTCACCCAATTTTGGGCTGATACTACTGGATTTCCTGTGGACATTCCTGAAATTCCCGACACTTTGCTGGAGCCATGGCAACTGCCTTGCCCGATTCAACCTATCACTGCTTCTGATATGTTCCAGTTTTGA